In the Hordeum vulgare subsp. vulgare chromosome 7H, MorexV3_pseudomolecules_assembly, whole genome shotgun sequence genome, one interval contains:
- the LOC123410499 gene encoding L-type lectin-domain containing receptor kinase IX.1-like translates to MGSRRRPRPTTLFFLALLLCLYYAPRWAFSLSFNLNFSDPEVGPSIAFRGDAFISTPPLTLELSRNTRTTGIQYSVGRASYAQKVPLWSNATGEMASFTTTFSFRITPDSVSQLRTGDGMAFFLGRFPSEIPTRSYGGSLGLLPDSTNGTGDTRIVAVEFDTYPNTLGGSPYYADINGNHIGIDVNSLKSTASTDTTTWPGKNLTSLDLMEATVKYHNGSKMLAVDLVIGDALYQVNAIVDLSKYLPEEVAVGFSAATGMYVELHQVFSWSFSSTLESKKEAPPPSEPPLPIPTSSNKPKKLVPILLSILVPLLFLLVCAVVVLGWRGHKKRRANQNNSSDSEEERVDRADLERGVAAGGPRRYMYHELVAATGNFAEEEKLGRGGFGSVYRGDLTLTLAGSAGGDQDRRAVAVKVLSADSSAQGRKEFEAEVRIISRLKHRNLVQLLGWCDSRKGLLLVYELVKEGSLDRHLYNNDGMCLTWPQRYNIILGLGSALRYLHGEWEQCIVHGDIKPSNIMLDSSLSTKLGDFGLARLIDHGAGSMHTTKAVLGTVGYIDPEFVNTRRPSTESDVYSFGVVLLEIVSGRRPVIETAERSFTLLSWVWGLYGREAILDAADERLRGDEADERWMERVLVVGLWCAQPDQSERPSVAQAMHVLQSDEARLPALPQHMYRAAPSFTSSVPYGSFSVDSSGSGCVRSSAVTTGNSTVSSDSSSTALLRNSKDQAS, encoded by the coding sequence ATGGGCTCTCGCCGTCGTCCTAGGCCTACCACTCTATTCTTCCTGGCGTTGCTGCTATGCCTGTACTACGCGCCGCGCTGGGCCTTCTCGCTCTCCTTCAACCTCAACTTCTCCGACCCCGAGGTCGGTCCATCGATCGCCTTCCGCGGCGACGCATTCATCAGCACGCCTCCGTTGACGCTCGAGCTGTCAAGGAACACGCGTACTACGGGTATTCAGTACAGCGTCGGCCGGGCATCGTACGCGCAGAAGGTGCCGCTATGGAGCAACGCCACCGGCGAGATGGCTAGCTTCACCACCACCTTCTCCTTCCGAATCACTCCAGACAGCGTCAGCCAGCTGCGTACAGGCGATGGGATGGCCTTCTTCCTCGGGCGTTTCCCTTCGGAGATCCCGACGCGCAGCTACGGCGGCAGCCTCGGCCTTCTACCGGACAGCACTAACGGGACAGGCGACACCCGGATCGTGGCCGTGGAGTTTGACACTTACCCCAACACTCTTGGTGGTTCACCGTACTATGCCGACATCAACGGGAACCATATCGGCATCGACGTCAACTCCCTCAAGTCCACGGCGTCCACAGACACCACCACCTGGCCGGGAAAGAACCTCACGTCGCTCGATCTCATGGAAGCCACGGTGAAGTACCACAATGGTTCCAAGATGCTGGCCGTCGATCTCGTCATCGGCGACGCCCTATACCAGGTCAATGCAATCGTTGATCTGAGTAAATATTTACCGGAAGAGGTCGCCGTCGGCTTCTCGGCGGCGACTGGCATGTACGTCGAGCTGCACCAGGTATTTTCATGGTCATTCAGTTCCACACTGGAATCAAAGAAGGAAGCACCTCCACCTTCTGAACCTCCCCTTCCAATTCCAACCAGCAGCAACAAGCCCAAAAAGTTGGTACCAATCCTACTATCCATCCTAGTTCCTCTGCTTTTTTTGCTGGTCTGTGCGGTGGTGGTACTGGGATGGCGGGGACACAAGAAAAGAAGAGCAAATCAGAACAACAGTAGCGACTCCGAAGAAGAGCGCGTCGACAGAGCTGACCTCGAGAGAGGTGTGGCCGCCGGCGGCCCCAGACGGTACATGTACCACGAACTGGTCGCCGCGACCGGCAACTTCGCGGAGGAAGAGAAGCTCGGGCGAGGCGGCTTCGGGAGCGTTTACCGGGGTGACCTTACTCTCACACTCGCAGGTTCCGCCGGTGGTGACCAAGACCGTCGCGCGGTGGCGGTGAAGGTACTGTCAGCGGACTCGTCGGCGCAGGGGAGGAAGGAGTTCGAGGCAGAGGTGAGGATCATCAGCAGACTCAAGCATCGCAACCTTGTGCAGCTGTTGGGTTGGTGCGACAGCCGGAAAGGGCTCCTGCTTGTCTACGAGTTGGTCAAGGAGGGCAGCCTAGACCGGCACCTCTACAACAACGACGGCATGTGTCTGACATGGCCACAGAGGTACAACATCATCCTTGGCCTGGGATCCGCTCTGCGCTATCTCCACGGAGAGTGGGAGCAGTGCATCGTGCACGGCGACATCAAGCCGAGCAACATCATGCTTGACTCGTCGCTCAGCACCAAGCTGGGAGACTTCGGGTTGGCCCGGCTCATCGACCATGGGGCCGGGTCAATGCACACCACCAAGGCCGTGCTCGGCACCGTCGGCTACATCGACCCGGAGTTCGTCAACACGCGCCGGCCAAGCACCGAGTCGGACGTGTACAGCTTCGGCGTCGTCCTCCTCGAGATCGTTTCCGGTCGGCGGCCGGTGATCGAGACCGCGGAGAGGTCCTTCACGCTGCTCAGCTGGGTGTGGGGCCTGTACGGGAGGGAGGCGATCCTAGACGCGGCGGACGAGCGGCTGAGGGGCGACGAGGCGGACGAGCGGTGGATGGAGCGGGTGCTGGTCGTCGGGCTCTGGTGCGCGCAGCCGGACCAGAGCGAGCGGCCGTCCGTGGCGCAGGCCATGCACGTCCTGCAGTCCGACGAGGCAAGGCTGCCGGCGCTCCCGCAGCACATGTACAGAGCTGCACCGAGTTTTACGTCGTCCGTCCCGTACGGGTCTTTCTCCGTCGATAGCTCCGGCTCCGGCTGCGTTCGTTCTTCTGCTGTCACCACCGGCAACAGCACTGTCTCCTCCGACTCGTCCTCCACCGCCCTCCTACGAAATTCCAAGGATCAAGCTAGCTGA